A genome region from Nocardiopsis exhalans includes the following:
- a CDS encoding purine-cytosine permease family protein: protein MSHPQPAPVTEVETHGVAPIPVADQTSRPFDLFRLTFGGANTFATIILGTLPIAYGLGFTAALTATVAGVVVGALILSPMALFGPRTRTNNAVSSGAHFGVVGRSLGSLLSLLTAVTFFSISVWVSGDAIVGAAARLGLHGGDALRAAAYGVIAVAVFVVCVYGYQFMLLINKVAVVAGSALMLLGLFAYGGSFDPSFAGSGDYILGGFWPTWVLAVLTIMANPVSFGGFLGDWSRYIPATTSTRRMLAAPFLAQVCTLLPFVFGLATATLVADPNQYVSGLSELSPLWYALPLLLVALVGGLSTGTTALYGTGLDFSSLVPRLNRVQGTVVVGCLALALVFVGTFLFDFVETINAFAILIVLLTSPWMVILMLGYLFRRGFYLVEDLQVFNEGRRGGAYWFRAGVNWRAMSAWLLAALAGLLFANTPLLVGPLGNLAAGIDLSLPAALVTAAITYPAALFLFPEPRSVFGPQGPRLVPALEEPAEPAEPVTDDAPATAAR, encoded by the coding sequence GTGTCCCACCCCCAGCCCGCCCCGGTGACGGAGGTCGAGACCCACGGGGTCGCGCCGATCCCGGTCGCCGACCAGACCTCGCGCCCCTTCGACCTGTTCCGACTCACCTTCGGCGGCGCCAACACCTTCGCCACCATCATCCTGGGCACCCTGCCCATCGCCTACGGCCTCGGGTTCACCGCGGCGTTGACCGCCACCGTGGCCGGGGTGGTCGTCGGGGCGCTCATCCTCTCCCCCATGGCGCTGTTCGGACCGCGCACGCGCACCAACAACGCGGTCTCCTCCGGCGCTCACTTCGGCGTGGTGGGCCGCTCCCTGGGTTCGCTGCTGTCGCTGCTGACAGCCGTCACCTTCTTCTCCATCTCGGTGTGGGTCAGCGGTGACGCGATCGTCGGCGCCGCCGCCCGGCTGGGCCTGCACGGCGGGGACGCCCTGCGCGCGGCCGCCTACGGGGTCATCGCGGTGGCGGTGTTCGTGGTGTGCGTGTACGGCTACCAGTTCATGTTGCTCATCAACAAAGTGGCCGTGGTGGCGGGCAGCGCGCTGATGCTGCTCGGCCTGTTCGCCTACGGCGGCTCGTTCGATCCCTCGTTCGCCGGGAGCGGTGACTACATCCTGGGTGGCTTCTGGCCCACCTGGGTGCTCGCGGTGCTGACCATCATGGCCAACCCGGTCTCCTTCGGCGGTTTCCTCGGGGACTGGTCCCGCTACATCCCCGCCACCACCTCCACCCGCCGGATGCTGGCCGCCCCGTTCCTGGCTCAGGTGTGCACGCTGCTGCCGTTCGTGTTCGGACTGGCCACCGCGACCCTGGTAGCCGACCCCAACCAGTACGTGTCCGGGCTCTCGGAGCTGTCCCCGCTCTGGTACGCCCTGCCGCTGCTGCTCGTGGCGCTGGTGGGCGGCTTGTCCACCGGGACCACGGCGCTGTACGGGACCGGCCTGGACTTCTCCTCGCTGGTGCCGCGCCTGAACCGCGTCCAGGGCACTGTCGTGGTGGGCTGCCTGGCGCTGGCCCTGGTCTTCGTGGGCACGTTCCTGTTCGACTTCGTCGAGACCATCAACGCCTTCGCGATCCTGATCGTTCTGCTGACCTCGCCGTGGATGGTGATCCTCATGCTGGGCTACCTGTTCCGGCGCGGGTTCTACCTGGTCGAGGACCTGCAGGTGTTCAACGAGGGACGCCGGGGCGGCGCGTACTGGTTCCGTGCGGGAGTCAACTGGCGGGCGATGTCGGCGTGGCTGCTGGCCGCGCTGGCGGGCCTGCTGTTCGCCAACACCCCGCTGCTGGTCGGGCCGCTGGGCAACCTGGCGGCGGGGATCGACCTGAGTCTGCCCGCCGCTCTGGTCACCGCCGCGATCACCTACCCCGCGGCCCTGTTCCTGTTCCCCGAACCACGTTCCGTGTTCGGGCCGCAAGGGCCCCGGCTGGTCCCG